One region of Monomorium pharaonis isolate MP-MQ-018 chromosome 11, ASM1337386v2, whole genome shotgun sequence genomic DNA includes:
- the LOC105839000 gene encoding uncharacterized protein LOC105839000: MELDTVNAYSTVGMEQGLSGDPWDCLFGSDSISDAFQGRPEMLHMGIRRCDNTDQVGWLGFDFDDVLTETDEDPIGFNEKSHSSNSNLEELNLDSDSELALTLDPNLILPRNMPSRSPATNSDAAILETASVEENTAAENEGEETENESEIDRTENDEENESEEEDEEEDEEVENEENEHNETEYETEEEETEDEDEEEEEEEEEEGEETEDDEQDTTVQQPLTPLSVEAPTSISSSSEASVGARTLTAAAALATSSPTIQLTRLHHPNKINTLSAATVKDIKMLAANPGSQSAALQQIRKQMPYNNNVHDVSTGAPTTVMIQAAKREKDLTTTTTTTTTGSQRDNSYPKPAYSYSCLIAMALKNSRTGSLPVSEIYNFMCRHFPYFTTAPTGWKNSVRHNLSLNKCFEKIEKPPGNGSQRKGCLWAIAPSKVAKMDEEVRKWSRKDPTAIKRAMVNPDQLELLERGEMKYEGEDRQEDGYEDAESYADSETGGSAVDEVINDDVDENITYDAGKLIDVDDDLVVEQLYEDLDLVDSGDLLETQELNRGEQLMYQLVSCAKRQKTLSGSPISSDYVYQQVDAPSRKKAHFVALRPGGTAPSAGSLLEAE, encoded by the exons ATGGAATTGGATACCGTAAATGCGTACAGCACCGTCGGGATGGAGCAGGGATTGTCTGGGGACCCATGGGACTGCCTGTTTGGCAGCGACAGCATCTCGGACGCCTTTCAGGGTCGTCCGGAGATGTTACATATGGGCATACGGCGTTGCGATAACACGGACCAGGTCGGCTGGCTTGGTTTCGACTTCGACGACGTCCTGACGGAGACCGACGAGGATCCGATCGGCTTCAATGAAAAAAGCCACAGTTCGAACAG CAACCTGGAGGAATTGAATCTGGACAGCGACAGCGAGCTGGCTTTGACGTTGGACCCGAATTTGATACTGCCGCGTAACATGCCCAGCCGCAGCCCCGCGACAAACAGCGACGCGGCGATTCTGGAGACGGCGAGTGTGGAGGAGAACACTGCCGCCGAAAACGAGGGGGAAGAGACGGAGAACGAAAGTGAGATCGACCGAACCGAAAACGATGAGGAAAATGAAAGCGAAGAGgaggacgaggaggaggaTGAGGAGGTCGAGAATGAGGAGAACGAGCATAACGAAACGGAGTACGAAACGGAGGAAGAAGAAACAGAGGATGAGgacgaggaggaagaggaagaggaggaggaagagggcGAAGAGACGGAGGACGATGAGCAGGACACGACCGTTCAGCAGCCGCTCACACCCCTGAGTGTGGAGGCGCCGACGTCgatatcgtcgtcgtcggagGCTAGCGTCGGCGCCAGGACGTTAACCGCTGCCGCCGCCCTCGCCACCTCCTCGCCGACGATACAGCTGACGAGGTTGCACCACcccaataaaataaacaccCTATCCGCCGCCACCGTCAAGGACATCAAAATGCTCGCGGCTAATCCGGGAAGTCAATCTGCTGCATTGCAGCAGATTCGCAAACAGATGCCGTACAATAACAACGTGCACGATGTCAGCACAGGGGCACCGACGACGGTGATGATACAGGCGGCAAAGCGCGAGAAGGActtgacgacgacgacgacgacgacgacgacgggaaGCCAACGTGACAATTCCTACCCGAAACCTGCGTACTCGTATTCGTGTCTCATCGCGATGGCGCTGAAGAACAGCCGAACGGGATCGCTGCCGGTTTCCGAAATCTATAACTTCATGTG CCGGCACTTTCCCTACTTCACGACTGCGCCGACCGGCTGGAAAAACTCCGTGAGACACAATCTGTCGTTAAATAAGTGTTTCGAGAAGATTGAGAAACCGCCCGGGAATGGCAGTCAGCGAAAGGGTTGTCTCTGGGCCATTGCTCCGTCGAAGGTGGCCAAAATGGACGAGGAGGTGCGAAAATGGTCAAGGAAGGACCCGACCGCGATCAAGCGGGCCATGGTGAATCCCGATCAGTTGGAACTTCTAGAACGGGGCGAGATGAAGTACGAGGGCGAAGACAGACAGGAGGACGGGTACGAGGACGCGGAGAGCTACGCGGATTCCGAGACGGGTGGATCCGCAGTGGACGAGGTTATCAATGACGATGTGGACGAGAACATTACATACGACGCGGGGAAACTAATCGACGTTGACGACGATCTCGTCGTGGAGCAGCTCTATGAGGATCTCGATCTCGTCGACTCCGGCGACTTGCTCGAAACGCAGGAGCTCAATAGGGGGGAACAGTTAATGTACCAATTAGTCTCATGCGCGAAGCGTCAAAAGACGCTATCGGGTTCGCCGATATCGAGCGATTACGTTTACCAGCAGGTCGACGCACCGTCCCGGAAGAAGGCGCACTTTGTCGCGCTACGACCGGGAGGAACCGCGCCGAGTGCCGGTTCCCTCCTTGAGGCGGAGTAA
- the LOC105839012 gene encoding CAAX prenyl protease 1 homolog, which produces MEAFVKFWERHILETILCMIWLLTFWNYYLNFRQRALLKRLVDLPKQVEGLMTKDIYDKARSYALHRNTFGNVQDLYSKVYNTLILVTYGNYYFWQWSIAIAKYYGMNHESEILLSAICLFIIGIITHISNLPIAVYDTFVLEQKHGFNKQTTMFFIKDEIKRFLVTQIITIPLLCGMIWIVQHGGDYFFWYLWLLSLVVSLFMMILYPEVIAPLFDKYSPLPEGELKQEIEKLAASLKFPLYKLFIVEGSKRSSHSNAYLYGFYKYKRIVLFDTLIKGYCKKDDDDADKGCDTDEILAVLAHELGHWKHNHALKGFLLSQVILVANFVMFAKLLRYTPMYTAFGFVDSQPILIGLLIVTMYILIPLNTIFNFIFVVISRRHEFQADKFATKLGHGKSLKASLLKLQKDNLGYPLYDKWYSCWNHSHPPIIERLEAIDKTK; this is translated from the exons ATGGAGGCATTTGTGAAGTTTTGGGAGAGGCATATCCTCGAAACGATTTTATGCATGATATGGCTATTAACCTTTtggaattattatttgaatttccGTCAG AGAGCACTACTGAAACGTCTGGTCGATTTACCAAAGCAAGTTGAGGGTTTAATGACTAAAGATATATATGATAAAGCTCGTTCGTATGCATTGCATAGAAATACCTTTGGTAATGTGCAGGACCTATATTCCAAGGTTTATAATACT tTAATCTTGGTAACCTATGGCAATTACTATTTCTGGCAATGGAGTATTGCAATAGCCAAGTACTATGGTATGAATCATGAGAGTGAAATACTGCTGAGTGCGATATGTTTGTTTATTATAGGCATAATTACCCATATATCCAATCTGCCGATAGCGGTATACGATACTTTTGTTTTGGAGCAGAAACATGGCTTTAACAAACAA acaaccatgttttttattaaagatgaaattaaaagatttcttgTGACCCAAATTATTACTATACCTCTTCTATGTGGTATGATTTGGATAGTGCAACATGGTGGCGATTATTTCTTCTGGTATTTGTGGCTGTTAAGTTTGGTAGTCTCATTATTTATGATGATTCTGTATCCGGAAGTAATCGCGCCGTTATTCGATAAATATTCGCCATTACCTGAGGGCGAGTTGAAGCAAGAGATCGAAAAATTGGCAGCTTCCTTGAAGTTTCCTTTGTACAAGCTGTTTATAGTTGAAGGCTCCAAGAGATCGTCTCACAGCAACGCCTACTTATACGGTTTCTACAAGTATAAGAGAATCGTTCTCTTTGATACACTTATCAAGGGTTATTGTAAGAAAGACGATGATGATGCTGACAAAGGTTGTGATACAGATGAAATACTGGCGGTACTCGCGCACGAACTAGGTCACTGGAAACATAATCATGCTCTGAAAGGGTTTTTACTAAGCCAG gtaATACTTGTAGCCAATTTCGTTATGTTTGCCAAACTTTTACGATACACACCAATGTATACCGCTTTTGGCTTTGTGGACTCACAACCCATTCTTATTGGCCTGTTGATAGTaacaatgtatattttaataccatTGAATACA atctttaattttattttcgtggTGATCAGCCGAAGACACGAATTTCAAGCAGACAAGTTTGCCACAAAATTAGGCCACGGTAAATCTTTAAAGGCATCTCTGTTAAAACTGCAAAaggataatttgggatatccttTATATGATAAATGGTACTCCTGTTGGAATCATTCTCATCCACCTATCATCGAACGATTGGAGGCAATAGATAAAACCAAATAA